The following are encoded in a window of Halorarum salinum genomic DNA:
- a CDS encoding NRAMP family divalent metal transporter yields the protein MGPSWIAGAIAAGPATMASLVTAGATFGYALLWIVLLSAVLGASAQYLAMRLGLLTEAGIVTIVERHLGEGWAWVLVIDAVLAAGLAQLVIMKSVADISATVTGVDARIWGVGWAVILALGLAGRGYRFVELLAKLLVTAVVVAFLASLFVVPIDPAGAAAGLVPRIPAGVDGAIVAAGILGGAVHITLITMHSYTMRARGWTARDYGLATFDVGASMLVAFGVYSLAIFLVAAAALHSPDVTAGELTAVSAAQALGPLVGSSARWLFLLGLWGAAVSTLGGNTVVPPYLIADKLGWGTDVSDGRYRALLAAVALLSGLGAFLGGVFFPLLVLVLAFGLVGTPFAIAVVLYLLNSDAVPERNSTLANLGGVVLLAVTAILAGNFVGSQALPELGDPIPTFVAAFAAALGAATLVLIGTYVRESFRGAAAR from the coding sequence ATGGGGCCGTCGTGGATCGCCGGGGCGATCGCGGCCGGGCCGGCGACCATGGCGAGCCTCGTCACGGCCGGGGCGACGTTCGGCTACGCCCTCCTGTGGATCGTCCTCCTGTCGGCCGTGCTCGGCGCGTCGGCCCAGTACCTCGCGATGCGGCTGGGGCTGCTCACCGAGGCGGGGATCGTGACGATCGTCGAGCGCCACCTCGGCGAGGGCTGGGCGTGGGTGCTCGTGATCGACGCCGTGCTCGCGGCGGGGCTCGCTCAACTGGTGATCATGAAGAGCGTCGCCGACATCAGCGCGACCGTCACGGGGGTCGACGCCCGGATCTGGGGCGTCGGGTGGGCGGTGATCCTCGCGCTCGGGCTGGCCGGGCGCGGCTACCGGTTCGTCGAACTCCTCGCGAAGCTCCTCGTGACCGCCGTCGTCGTCGCCTTCCTCGCGTCGCTGTTCGTCGTGCCGATCGACCCGGCCGGCGCCGCGGCGGGGCTCGTCCCCCGGATCCCGGCGGGCGTCGACGGCGCGATCGTCGCGGCCGGGATCCTCGGCGGCGCGGTCCACATCACCCTGATCACGATGCACTCCTACACGATGCGCGCCAGGGGCTGGACGGCGCGGGACTACGGGCTGGCGACGTTCGACGTCGGGGCGTCGATGCTCGTCGCGTTCGGCGTCTACAGCCTCGCCATCTTCCTCGTCGCCGCGGCGGCCCTGCACTCGCCCGACGTGACCGCGGGCGAACTCACGGCGGTGTCGGCGGCGCAGGCGCTCGGTCCGCTGGTCGGCTCGAGCGCCAGGTGGCTGTTCCTCCTCGGGCTCTGGGGCGCTGCAGTCTCCACGTTAGGGGGCAACACCGTCGTCCCGCCCTACCTGATCGCCGACAAACTCGGGTGGGGCACCGACGTCTCCGACGGCCGGTACCGGGCGCTGCTCGCCGCGGTGGCGCTCCTCTCGGGGTTGGGCGCGTTCCTCGGCGGGGTGTTCTTCCCCCTGCTGGTGCTCGTGCTGGCGTTCGGCCTCGTCGGCACGCCGTTCGCCATCGCGGTGGTCCTCTACCTCCTCAACAGCGACGCGGTGCCCGAGCGGAACTCGACGCTCGCGAACCTCGGCGGGGTCGTCCTCCTCGCCGTCACGGCGATCCTCGCCGGCAACTTCGTGGGGTCGCAGGCGCTCCCGGAGCTGGGCGACCCGATCCCGACGTTCGTCGCCGCCTTCGCCGCCGCGCTCGGCGCGGCCACCCTCGTGCTGATCGGCACCTACGTCCGCGAATCGTTCAGGGGGGCCGCGGCGCGATGA
- a CDS encoding protein-L-isoaspartate(D-aspartate) O-methyltransferase translates to MDFEAARERMVDRLVSAGRVEREATAEAMRAVPRHEFVPPGRRDAAYEDRPLPIGEGQTVSAPHMVGVMCDLLAPDADDEVLEIGTGCGYHAAVTAELVDRGTLYSVEYHESLAEEAREALAGLGYGNVEIRAGDGHEGWSENAPYDGAYLTCAAPTVPDAVLEQVGVGGTVVAPVGDRRQELVTLDVTPDGGDRERHGGVRFVPMRGE, encoded by the coding sequence ATGGACTTCGAGGCGGCACGCGAGCGGATGGTGGACCGACTCGTCTCCGCCGGCCGGGTCGAGCGGGAGGCGACCGCCGAGGCGATGCGGGCCGTCCCGCGCCACGAGTTCGTCCCGCCGGGGCGCCGGGACGCGGCCTACGAGGACCGCCCGCTGCCCATCGGCGAGGGCCAGACCGTGAGCGCCCCGCACATGGTCGGGGTGATGTGTGACCTCCTCGCGCCCGACGCCGACGACGAGGTGCTCGAGATCGGTACCGGCTGTGGCTACCACGCCGCCGTGACCGCGGAACTCGTCGACCGGGGGACCCTCTACTCGGTCGAGTACCACGAGTCGCTCGCGGAGGAGGCCCGGGAGGCGCTGGCCGGACTCGGATACGGGAACGTCGAGATCAGAGCCGGCGACGGTCACGAGGGGTGGTCCGAGAACGCCCCCTACGACGGCGCGTACCTCACCTGTGCCGCGCCGACCGTCCCGGACGCCGTCCTGGAGCAGGTCGGCGTCGGCGGGACCGTGGTCGCCCCCGTCGGCGACCGGCGGCAGGAACTGGTCACGCTCGACGTGACGCCCGACGGGGGCGACCGTGAGCGCCACGGCGGCGTCCGGTTCGTCCCGATGCGGGGCGAGTGA
- a CDS encoding ArsR/SmtB family transcription factor yields MALLESDVPIREVVTTDPEKAKALENDVRAKILDMLADTEMTIEEIHDELGRRGEEKAETTVRHHVNVLKDADMVEIARLEEAGGGTRKYYGSNTRMFSYELPASSGDRLASARRTTTEELAALIGTLTEKHGTELEAVAREMKPCEYCETQHYEEFVVRELLDRALVELGETGTLDDLLSTAD; encoded by the coding sequence ATGGCGCTCCTCGAATCTGACGTGCCGATCAGGGAAGTCGTGACGACGGACCCGGAGAAAGCGAAAGCACTCGAGAACGACGTGCGGGCGAAAATCCTCGACATGCTCGCCGATACGGAGATGACGATCGAGGAAATCCACGACGAGCTGGGCCGTCGCGGCGAGGAGAAGGCCGAGACGACGGTACGCCACCACGTGAACGTCCTGAAGGACGCTGATATGGTCGAGATCGCTCGCCTCGAGGAGGCCGGTGGCGGGACGCGGAAGTACTACGGATCGAACACGCGAATGTTCTCCTACGAGCTCCCGGCGAGTAGTGGTGACCGACTTGCGTCGGCACGAAGGACGACCACCGAGGAGCTGGCCGCTCTGATCGGGACGCTTACCGAGAAGCACGGAACCGAACTCGAGGCGGTAGCTCGGGAGATGAAACCGTGTGAGTACTGTGAGACCCAGCACTACGAGGAGTTCGTCGTTCGAGAACTCCTCGATCGTGCACTCGTCGAACTCGGCGAAACCGGAACGCTCGACGACCTCCTATCAACGGCTGACTGA